One window from the genome of Pantoea cypripedii encodes:
- the osmF gene encoding glycine betaine ABC transporter substrate-binding protein OsmF translates to MIKQGLLGLVALAISVSAAQAADPVRVGSKIDTEGSLLGNIILQVLNKHGVPTVNKIQLGTTQVVRGAITAGALDIYPEYTGNGAFFFNDEKDPAWKNAQQGYEKVKTLDAEKNHLVWLTPAPANNTWTIAVRSDVAGKNQLTSLADLSQYLKKGGTFKLAASAEFIERSDALPAFEKAYDFKLDQSQLLSLAGGDTAVTIKAAAQQTSGVNAAMAYGTDGPVAALGLQTLTDPKGVQPIYAPTPVIRDVVLKQYPEIASWLQPVFSKLDEKTLQQLNAQIAVEGQDASQVAKTWLQQNKFL, encoded by the coding sequence ATGATTAAGCAGGGTTTACTGGGATTGGTAGCATTGGCAATCAGTGTTAGCGCAGCGCAGGCCGCCGATCCGGTGCGGGTGGGATCGAAGATTGATACCGAAGGTTCGCTGCTCGGAAATATCATTCTGCAGGTGCTGAACAAGCATGGGGTGCCGACGGTGAACAAAATTCAGCTCGGTACCACTCAGGTGGTGCGCGGTGCCATCACCGCCGGGGCGCTGGATATCTATCCTGAATACACCGGTAACGGGGCGTTTTTCTTTAATGATGAGAAAGACCCGGCGTGGAAGAATGCGCAGCAGGGTTATGAGAAGGTCAAAACTCTCGATGCGGAAAAAAACCATCTGGTATGGCTGACCCCTGCACCTGCCAATAACACCTGGACCATCGCGGTACGCAGCGATGTTGCCGGGAAAAACCAACTCACCTCGCTGGCGGATTTGAGCCAGTATCTGAAAAAAGGTGGCACTTTCAAACTGGCGGCGTCGGCCGAATTTATTGAGCGCAGCGATGCGTTGCCGGCGTTTGAAAAAGCCTACGATTTCAAACTTGATCAGTCACAGTTGCTGTCGCTGGCGGGCGGCGATACGGCGGTGACTATCAAAGCGGCGGCGCAGCAAACCTCCGGGGTGAATGCGGCGATGGCCTACGGCACGGACGGCCCGGTGGCGGCGCTGGGGCTGCAAACTTTGACCGATCCGAAAGGGGTACAGCCGATTTACGCACCCACTCCGGTGATCCGCGATGTGGTGCTGAAGCAATATCCTGAGATTGCCAGCTGGTTACAGCCGGTGTTCAGCAAACTCGACGAAAAGACGCTGCAACAGCTTAACGCGCAGATTGCGGTGGAGGGTCAGGATGCCAGCCAGGTGGCTAAAACGTGGCTACAGCAGAATAAGTTCTTGTAA
- a CDS encoding ABC transporter permease has product MALFTQRPRQQPVILLLLVLLSLTFATLPLLSYAANRLVSGQPLLLWQIPQGGGLLLPLLALWLLLWCQPGRRTALLLLVSAECLFTLLIWLGGHQATLLAQSGSRLARTAFGSGLWIALALALLLAAEAVRQISQKTTVRILLNLQMWLLPLGLLLSGHLNQLSLLKEYANRSATFDAAFSQHLTLLGGTLLPTLLIGLPLGILIARRTHWQQAAFNVLNLIQTIPSVALFGLLIAPLAGLSTHFPLLARWGIAGIGMAPALIALVLYALLPLVRSVVAGLQQVPSEVRETARGMGMSRWQQFWLAELPLALPVWLSGLRVVVVQTLGLAVVAALIGAGGFGAILFQGLLSSALDLVLLGVIPVVALAVIADALLRLVAALLERRHD; this is encoded by the coding sequence GTGGCATTATTCACGCAAAGGCCGCGCCAGCAACCGGTGATTCTGCTGCTACTGGTATTGTTAAGTCTGACATTTGCTACGCTGCCGCTACTGAGTTATGCCGCAAATCGGCTGGTATCAGGTCAGCCGTTGTTGCTGTGGCAAATCCCGCAGGGGGGAGGATTACTGCTCCCTTTGCTGGCGCTATGGCTATTGTTATGGTGCCAGCCCGGTCGCCGTACTGCATTGCTACTGCTGGTGAGCGCCGAATGTCTGTTTACGCTGTTGATATGGCTGGGCGGCCATCAGGCGACGCTACTGGCGCAGAGTGGCAGTCGGCTGGCGCGTACCGCCTTTGGCAGCGGGTTGTGGATTGCGCTGGCTCTGGCATTGTTGCTGGCGGCCGAGGCGGTGCGCCAGATAAGCCAGAAGACCACCGTGCGCATCCTGCTGAACCTGCAAATGTGGTTACTACCGCTCGGCCTGCTGCTGAGCGGCCATCTCAATCAGCTTTCCCTGTTAAAAGAGTATGCCAACCGCAGTGCGACCTTTGACGCCGCCTTTAGCCAGCATCTGACGTTGCTCGGCGGCACACTGCTGCCGACGCTGCTGATTGGCCTGCCGCTCGGCATCCTCATCGCCCGGCGCACGCACTGGCAGCAGGCAGCGTTTAACGTGCTGAATCTGATCCAGACCATCCCCTCGGTGGCGCTGTTTGGCCTGCTGATTGCGCCGCTGGCTGGGTTGTCGACGCATTTCCCGTTGCTGGCGCGTTGGGGCATTGCCGGTATCGGAATGGCACCGGCGCTGATTGCGCTGGTGCTGTACGCATTGTTGCCACTGGTGCGCAGCGTGGTAGCGGGCCTGCAACAGGTGCCGTCCGAGGTACGGGAAACGGCGCGCGGCATGGGGATGAGCCGCTGGCAGCAGTTCTGGCTGGCGGAGTTGCCGCTGGCGTTGCCGGTGTGGCTGTCCGGGTTGCGCGTGGTGGTGGTACAGACGCTGGGGCTGGCGGTGGTTGCGGCGCTGATTGGCGCGGGGGGGTTTGGTGCCATTCTGTTTCAGGGGTTGCTGAGTAGCGCCCTCGATTTGGTGCTGCTGGGGGTGATCCCGGTGGTGGCGCTGGCGGTGATCGCCGATGCGCTGCTGCGTTTAGTGGCAGCACTGCTGGAGAGACGACATGATTGA
- a CDS encoding ABC transporter ATP-binding protein → MIEFHQVNKIFDGKAAVRDLSLHIAKGSFTVLIGTSGSGKSTTLKMINRLVEHDSGEIRFAGEAIERMDARALRRRIGYAIQSIGLFPHWSVAKNIATVPSLLGWPQARIHERVAELLALLNLDPHLATRYPHQLSGGQQQRVGVARALAADPELLLMDEPFGALDPVNRQALQQEMLRIHRLSGRTIVLVTHDIDEALTLADHLVLMDGGEIVQQGKPIELLTQPASDFAREFFGHSELGVRLLALGRAGNAVRRGEWLEAEPIAAALTLREALSQFIARRTDKLPVVDQHQQPLGVLYFSDLLRQREAG, encoded by the coding sequence ATGATTGAATTTCATCAGGTAAATAAAATCTTCGATGGCAAAGCGGCGGTGCGTGATCTGTCGCTGCATATCGCTAAAGGCAGCTTTACGGTACTGATTGGCACCTCCGGTTCCGGTAAATCCACCACGCTGAAGATGATTAACCGGCTGGTCGAGCACGACAGCGGGGAAATTCGCTTTGCCGGTGAGGCGATTGAACGCATGGATGCACGCGCATTACGGCGACGTATCGGCTATGCCATTCAATCCATCGGTTTATTCCCTCACTGGAGCGTGGCGAAAAACATCGCCACCGTGCCATCCCTGCTGGGCTGGCCGCAGGCGCGCATTCACGAGCGTGTGGCGGAACTGCTGGCGCTGCTGAATCTCGACCCGCATCTGGCCACCCGCTATCCGCATCAGCTGTCTGGCGGGCAGCAGCAGCGTGTTGGCGTGGCGCGTGCGCTGGCGGCAGACCCCGAATTATTGCTGATGGATGAGCCGTTCGGTGCGCTCGACCCGGTGAACCGCCAGGCTCTGCAACAGGAGATGTTGCGCATTCATCGGCTGTCCGGCCGCACCATCGTGCTGGTGACGCACGATATCGATGAAGCGTTGACGCTGGCGGATCATCTGGTGTTGATGGATGGCGGGGAAATTGTGCAGCAGGGCAAACCTATCGAACTGCTGACTCAGCCGGCCAGCGATTTCGCGCGCGAATTTTTCGGTCACAGCGAACTGGGCGTGCGGTTGCTGGCATTGGGGCGGGCCGGGAACGCGGTGCGGCGCGGCGAATGGCTGGAGGCGGAGCCGATCGCGGCGGCGCTGACGCTGCGCGAGGCACTGTCGCAGTTTATTGCGCGACGTACCGACAAGCTGCCGGTGGTCGATCAACACCAGCAACCGCTGGGCGTGCTGTATTTTAGCGATTTGCTGCGTCAGCGCGAGGCGGGCTGA
- a CDS encoding ABC transporter permease, with amino-acid sequence MSWLKDPLTWLLALFLLLLWGLPHSAPLFSAWFPQLERPLYQQDSFWRLALMHLWLVVSASALAMVVGVSCAVFATRHRGRAFRPLLETLAAAGQTFPPVAVLAIAVPVMGFGALPAVIALFLYGLLPILQGTLAGLDSVPASNREIATGLGMGPWRRLWQIELALAAPVIMAGIRTSVMINIGTAAIASTVGAESLGSPVIIGLSGFNTAYIIQGAVLVALLALVCDRALERLQRWLSWREG; translated from the coding sequence ATGAGCTGGCTCAAAGACCCGCTGACCTGGCTGCTGGCATTATTTCTGTTGCTGCTGTGGGGCTTGCCGCACAGCGCGCCGTTGTTTAGCGCCTGGTTTCCGCAGCTGGAGCGGCCTTTATATCAGCAGGACAGCTTCTGGCGACTGGCGTTAATGCATCTGTGGCTGGTGGTCAGCGCCAGCGCGCTGGCGATGGTTGTCGGGGTGAGTTGTGCGGTGTTTGCTACGCGCCATCGCGGGCGGGCTTTTCGGCCACTGCTGGAAACGCTGGCTGCCGCCGGGCAGACTTTTCCGCCGGTAGCGGTGCTGGCCATCGCGGTGCCCGTGATGGGGTTTGGCGCGCTGCCAGCGGTGATCGCGTTGTTTCTTTATGGATTGCTGCCGATTTTGCAGGGTACCCTCGCCGGGCTGGATAGCGTTCCCGCCAGCAATCGCGAAATCGCCACCGGACTTGGCATGGGGCCGTGGCGGCGTTTATGGCAAATTGAGCTGGCGCTGGCCGCGCCGGTGATCATGGCCGGGATACGTACTTCGGTGATGATCAACATCGGTACGGCGGCGATTGCGTCAACAGTGGGCGCGGAAAGCCTGGGATCGCCGGTGATCATCGGACTGAGCGGTTTCAACACCGCCTATATCATTCAGGGGGCGGTGCTGGTGGCGTTGCTGGCACTGGTGTGCGATCGCGCGCTGGAACGGTTACAGCGCTGGCTTAGTTGGCGTGAAGGATAA
- a CDS encoding MerR family transcriptional regulator, which yields MALYSIGDVAERCGINPVTLRAWQRRYGLLKPQRTEGGHRQFDDEDVQRIEEIKRWIESGVPVGKVKALLEGESVNVHDGWNTLQEELMSVLRHVRPSKLRAKIATIGREHPVDALIDHVIVPVRQRLGLDQNTARTMCSLLDGALIDYVAFCLTGSRKKAGKDALMIGWGVEDRTRIWLEAWRLTQQGWRMDVLAEPLELPRPELFPGQNLFVWTGKKLTRRQHEQLEHWQAQGFNIHLHDPTQ from the coding sequence ATGGCCTTATACAGTATCGGCGACGTTGCCGAACGCTGTGGAATCAATCCGGTAACACTTCGCGCATGGCAGCGACGTTACGGTCTGTTAAAGCCCCAGCGCACCGAAGGCGGTCACCGACAGTTTGATGATGAAGATGTTCAGCGCATTGAAGAGATCAAGCGCTGGATAGAAAGTGGCGTGCCCGTTGGTAAGGTGAAAGCACTGCTGGAAGGGGAAAGCGTCAATGTGCACGACGGCTGGAACACGCTGCAGGAAGAATTGATGAGCGTGTTACGCCATGTCCGGCCTTCCAAGCTACGAGCCAAAATCGCCACCATCGGACGTGAGCATCCGGTGGATGCGCTGATCGACCACGTCATTGTGCCGGTGCGCCAGCGTCTTGGGCTGGATCAGAACACCGCACGCACCATGTGCAGCCTGCTTGATGGCGCGTTAATTGATTACGTGGCATTTTGCCTTACCGGTTCACGTAAAAAGGCTGGCAAGGATGCACTGATGATTGGCTGGGGCGTAGAGGATCGCACGCGTATCTGGCTGGAAGCCTGGCGGCTGACGCAGCAGGGCTGGCGTATGGATGTGCTGGCAGAACCGCTGGAACTGCCGCGCCCGGAGTTATTTCCCGGCCAGAACCTGTTTGTCTGGACTGGCAAAAAACTGACCCGTCGTCAGCATGAGCAGCTGGAACACTGGCAGGCACAGGGGTTTAATATCCACCTGCACGACCCGACGCAGTAA
- a CDS encoding helix-turn-helix domain-containing protein has protein sequence MSEPDTEDRLAARLAELRLQRGWSLDELAMATGISRATLSRIERAETSPTAALLNRLCVAYGLTMSRLLSEVEDDALLLLTAEQQPVWVDEQSGFQRRNVSPPASHFRAEMVEAVLQPGAQIDYDAPPVQGLEQHIWLQSGELTITMESQSWTLQAGDCLRFHLTGKSSFTAHPQGGARYILVVCKP, from the coding sequence ATGTCTGAACCGGATACCGAAGACCGCCTGGCCGCCCGTCTGGCGGAATTACGCCTGCAACGCGGCTGGTCACTGGATGAACTGGCGATGGCCACCGGCATCAGTCGGGCGACATTGTCGCGCATTGAGCGCGCCGAGACCAGCCCAACGGCAGCGTTGCTCAATCGACTCTGTGTCGCCTACGGCCTCACCATGTCGCGCTTACTGAGCGAAGTGGAGGACGACGCGCTGCTACTGCTGACAGCTGAACAGCAGCCGGTGTGGGTTGATGAGCAAAGCGGCTTTCAGCGCCGTAACGTTTCGCCACCTGCTTCACATTTTAGAGCAGAAATGGTGGAAGCGGTGCTGCAACCGGGGGCGCAAATCGATTATGACGCGCCACCGGTGCAGGGGCTGGAGCAGCATATCTGGTTACAATCCGGTGAACTGACCATCACTATGGAGTCGCAAAGCTGGACCTTGCAGGCCGGTGACTGCCTGCGCTTCCATCTGACCGGCAAATCTTCCTTTACTGCGCATCCTCAGGGCGGTGCACGTTACATTCTGGTGGTATGCAAACCATGA